In the genome of Pseudoalteromonas rubra, one region contains:
- a CDS encoding DGQHR domain-containing protein — protein sequence MENIVIKALKVTQPIGNFYCGVIDAKTLSEITYSDVRRLSDDGSRELDDFIGIQRPLNETRVKKINKYVTSVDATFPNSIIISINEKSASWCEKTSEFTIAYETDDDKRHLAKILDGQHRIAGFDSANRVFLDEDDAKKNFELLVTIFVDADISTQANIFATVNLAQTKVNRSLVYDLESLAISRSPEKTAHDVAVLLNSKAGPFYKRIKRLGVATPNVENELLTQAAFVQNLLKLITHDEKSDRNYYLAKSKGGKLAAGATLEKVGIEDFNKYPFRKSFMKDKDSVIAANINHFFTAVETLWPNAWDKTNKRSALNKTIGFIALMRILRNILQEISKIEGVDEDRIITSDEYYEMLDGGALDENEFETIDPTSKTVKVIYDMVYENLALEL from the coding sequence ATGGAAAATATAGTAATAAAAGCGCTTAAAGTAACGCAGCCTATTGGTAACTTTTATTGTGGTGTCATTGATGCAAAGACATTAAGTGAAATTACTTATTCTGATGTTAGGCGTTTATCAGACGATGGCTCTAGAGAACTAGATGATTTTATTGGAATACAAAGGCCTCTGAACGAAACTAGAGTTAAGAAAATTAACAAATATGTAACAAGTGTAGATGCAACATTTCCTAACTCTATTATTATTTCTATAAATGAAAAGTCTGCTAGTTGGTGTGAAAAGACATCAGAATTCACAATAGCTTATGAAACAGATGATGATAAGAGGCATTTAGCTAAGATACTTGATGGCCAACACAGGATTGCGGGTTTTGATAGTGCAAATAGAGTTTTTTTAGATGAAGATGATGCAAAGAAAAATTTTGAGTTACTAGTCACTATATTTGTAGATGCAGACATTTCAACACAAGCTAATATATTTGCTACAGTCAATTTAGCTCAAACAAAAGTAAATAGAAGTTTGGTATATGATTTAGAGTCGCTTGCAATTTCCAGAAGTCCTGAAAAAACGGCGCATGACGTAGCGGTACTTTTAAATAGTAAAGCTGGACCATTCTATAAACGTATAAAGCGGTTAGGTGTTGCAACTCCAAATGTAGAAAATGAGCTTTTAACTCAAGCTGCTTTTGTTCAAAACTTATTAAAACTAATTACACATGATGAAAAAAGTGACAGAAACTATTATTTAGCTAAATCTAAAGGCGGAAAACTTGCAGCCGGAGCAACACTAGAGAAGGTTGGAATTGAAGATTTTAATAAATATCCTTTTAGGAAGAGTTTTATGAAGGATAAAGATTCTGTAATTGCTGCCAATATAAATCACTTTTTTACTGCTGTTGAAACACTTTGGCCTAATGCCTGGGACAAAACTAATAAGAGGTCAGCGTTAAATAAGACTATTGGATTTATAGCTTTAATGAGAATTCTCAGAAATATTTTGCAAGAGATAAGTAAAATTGAAGGAGTTGATGAAGATAGAATAATAACTAGTGATGAATACTATGAAATGCTTGATGGTGGAGCTCTTGATGAAAATGAATTTGAAACAATTGATCCAACATCTAAAACAGTAAAAGTTATTTACGATATGGTATATGAAAATCTAGCTTTAGAATTGTAA
- the dndE gene encoding DNA sulfur modification protein DndE, with the protein MLPQTMWLKKSVEEQLQALKANTGITPNVAARIAFFRSVESGFMFDNTTEYKLSGSLKLDKFTWLGKTQQVTELLLKQRYPEYSDKELQMAWAAHVENGTPSIRTINKLNDLTKI; encoded by the coding sequence ATGCTACCGCAAACCATGTGGCTTAAAAAATCAGTTGAAGAGCAACTGCAAGCCCTAAAAGCCAATACAGGAATTACACCCAATGTAGCCGCACGTATCGCTTTTTTTCGTTCGGTTGAAAGTGGTTTTATGTTTGATAACACAACTGAGTACAAACTTTCTGGCAGCTTAAAGCTCGATAAATTCACTTGGCTGGGCAAAACCCAGCAAGTGACAGAGTTACTGCTAAAACAGCGCTATCCTGAATACTCTGATAAAGAATTACAGATGGCGTGGGCAGCGCATGTTGAGAATGGTACACCCTCTATTAGAACTATTAACAAATTAAATGATTTGACCAAAATTTAA
- the dndD gene encoding DNA sulfur modification protein DndD → MIFKSLTLHNFRVFNQTIRIDLTPKKDEFNDKPIILFGGLNGAGKTSILTAIRLALLGRRALGNAVHKKDYATFLSEQINKKALKDDNQSQAKVTLEFTHTHQGQHNAYVIERTWASNGDEVVTLSENGKQDQTLNTEQVQSFLHELVPPGIGDLFFFDGEKIAELAEDDTGTYLKEAVQKLLGLDVINRLGDDLDIYIKQITKDKASASTVRKIAELEEEKKQLLKQANAERELEASIQSELAGINTQIELIEHKIESRGGAWARTKSQEKARADELLKQQTKLNTSILNELSSEFPMALAPTAMQGLIKELESEQQIKAKRAFNEQLSQNMQGLEAALHQQFADNASDIYKEVNRYFAQLNAGAALEVLELDISDSDFAVIKAQFESANSAKQTIADLAEELKATTIEYENLSLNIQRAPDEEELSALYTSLRELDAQKSALKTKYTNQLLKAKKLVEQALENAKRLEKLYVSQKTESSITKAVTRVDATNAALTEFANELTQLRVMQLEELFAKSYRKLARKEDLKLSAKIDPTTFDVNLVDQDGITINRKSMSAGEKQIFAFAILEALGKLSGKVLPVVVDTPLGRLDSKHRNKLIKHYFPEAGEQVILLSTDTEVDQDYFDIIASKVSHAFEIEFDQVTKCSTLSEGYFWASKIKEAV, encoded by the coding sequence AGACCTCACACCAAAAAAAGATGAGTTTAACGATAAGCCCATTATTTTATTTGGCGGTTTAAACGGTGCAGGTAAAACCTCTATTTTAACGGCCATTCGTTTAGCCTTGCTTGGTCGCCGTGCACTTGGTAATGCAGTGCATAAAAAAGACTATGCAACCTTTTTAAGTGAGCAAATAAATAAAAAAGCGCTTAAAGATGATAACCAAAGCCAAGCCAAAGTAACGCTTGAGTTTACCCATACACACCAAGGCCAACACAACGCTTATGTTATTGAGCGCACGTGGGCAAGTAATGGTGATGAAGTTGTCACGCTAAGTGAAAACGGCAAACAGGACCAAACCCTTAATACAGAGCAAGTTCAAAGCTTTTTACATGAACTTGTACCACCGGGCATTGGCGACTTATTCTTTTTTGACGGTGAAAAAATTGCTGAGCTGGCAGAAGACGACACCGGCACCTATTTAAAAGAAGCTGTACAAAAACTACTTGGTCTAGATGTAATCAATCGCCTTGGTGATGATTTAGATATTTACATTAAACAAATTACCAAAGACAAAGCATCGGCTAGTACAGTACGTAAAATTGCCGAGCTTGAAGAAGAGAAAAAACAACTTCTTAAACAAGCCAATGCTGAGCGCGAACTCGAAGCCAGTATTCAAAGCGAGCTTGCGGGTATCAATACTCAAATTGAGCTGATCGAACATAAAATTGAATCGCGAGGTGGCGCTTGGGCTAGAACCAAGTCGCAAGAAAAAGCCCGTGCCGATGAGTTATTAAAACAGCAAACCAAATTAAACACCTCAATACTAAACGAGCTTAGCAGCGAATTCCCAATGGCATTAGCGCCAACAGCCATGCAAGGTTTAATTAAAGAGCTTGAAAGCGAGCAACAAATAAAAGCAAAACGCGCCTTTAACGAGCAACTTAGCCAAAATATGCAAGGCCTAGAAGCCGCACTTCACCAGCAGTTTGCAGATAATGCATCTGATATATACAAAGAGGTAAATAGATACTTTGCACAATTAAACGCAGGTGCTGCGCTTGAAGTGTTAGAGCTCGATATATCAGATTCTGACTTTGCTGTTATTAAAGCGCAGTTTGAAAGTGCAAACTCAGCTAAACAAACCATTGCAGACCTTGCTGAAGAGCTTAAGGCTACAACCATTGAATACGAAAACCTGTCGTTAAATATTCAACGTGCCCCTGATGAAGAAGAGCTAAGCGCCCTTTATACATCGCTGCGTGAATTAGATGCGCAAAAATCAGCACTTAAAACTAAATACACAAACCAGCTTTTAAAAGCTAAAAAGTTAGTTGAACAAGCACTTGAAAACGCAAAACGCCTAGAAAAACTCTATGTAAGCCAAAAAACTGAAAGCTCAATTACTAAAGCGGTTACTCGCGTTGATGCAACCAATGCTGCGCTTACAGAGTTTGCTAATGAGTTAACTCAATTGCGTGTTATGCAACTTGAAGAATTGTTTGCTAAGTCTTATAGAAAACTAGCGCGTAAAGAAGATTTAAAACTCAGCGCAAAAATAGACCCAACCACCTTCGATGTTAATTTGGTTGATCAAGATGGCATTACCATTAACCGTAAATCGATGTCGGCGGGTGAAAAGCAAATTTTTGCTTTTGCAATTCTAGAAGCGCTTGGCAAACTTTCGGGTAAAGTGCTGCCAGTGGTAGTTGATACCCCGCTTGGCCGTTTAGACTCTAAACACCGTAATAAACTGATTAAACATTACTTCCCAGAAGCTGGCGAGCAAGTGATTTTACTTTCAACCGATACCGAGGTAGATCAAGACTACTTCGATATTATAGCAAGCAAAGTATCACATGCCTTTGAGATTGAGTTTGACCAAGTAACTAAGTGCTCAACGCTTTCAGAAGGTTATTTTTGGGCAAGTAAAATTAAGGAGGCCGTATAA